Proteins from a genomic interval of Chitinophagales bacterium:
- a CDS encoding IPTL-CTERM sorting domain-containing protein encodes MRISTTNDYGEASRSLVFSSGFAVSSFDLDFEIITQDITPPPPPVPTLSEWGLIVLALLLMTLGTLYLLQPNWRGRSEE; translated from the coding sequence ATGAGAATATCTACAACTAATGATTATGGTGAAGCAAGTCGAAGTCTGGTTTTCTCTTCTGGATTTGCTGTCTCCTCTTTTGATCTCGATTTTGAAATCATTACCCAAGATATTACACCACCACCGCCACCTGTTCCAACTCTTTCTGAATGGGGCTTGATTGTCTTGGCTTTGTTGCTGATGACTTTGGGGACTTTGTATTTGCTGCAGCCCAATTGGAGAGGTCGCTCAGAGGAGTAA
- a CDS encoding lamin tail domain-containing protein: MLKRLSIFRYCILLIAVFSCHLTFADACGELFISEYVEGSSNNKCIEIYNPTGSAVDLAAGSYSLLFYFNGSSSAGTTINLSGSVASGDVYVVCDDSSNPTLLAATDQESTSSFFSGDDAIELQKDGTVIDAIGQVGTDPGSQWGAGLVSTQDNTIRRKSTIQEGDTDSSDAFDPATEWDGFANDTFDGIGSHTTDCIVISCTISEISVENISECDDNGTNDDAGDDTFTFDVTVTFADAPSSGSLDLTGDATTSVDVAGLDSPTSHTFTGLSAGSDGGSIDVTASFSEIGACTASDNTQLAPKSCSSNPCGGLFFSEYIEGGGNSKCLEIYNPTEEDIDLAADGYAVQFYSNGSTNVGATINLEGTIISGGTHVLCDDGSITEIFNKADQISTVSFYNGDDAVVLVKESIRLDIIGKIGEDPGSEWNVGGVGTANESLRRKSSVLEGDKTAGDDFDPSLEWDSYPQDNSDNLGVHVSDCISCDIEVKIAGNPDFCAGESAMLDAGIYEPLANVYEWSNGEMTQMIDTDVPGLYTVTVTNDAGCQGTSEIKVNALASFQISADSESVTQTNATGLLVYQVEVCGGKLPYSLDLDTDGFATASVAASANAGCRTILVTFSQGTDWVLTITDSNDCGIIVIDSQDLATTDYGVLFIVPTEVVKESCPGYNDGALTIEIDGGNNSCGTYDISWTGPSLASAGTVDVATLPASVSLTDIPSGTYTVVVTDCDGQSVTTSIYVGRVAGRGRGRGAVNCATPAAAKSALDNAAINFVDLYPNPFSQTTQLQFGLSVQARVAIDVYTLDGRKAASVFNGMVEEGQNNTLTFDGSNLAAGVYVLQLTTDSGVMYHEKLYIAK; the protein is encoded by the coding sequence ATGTTAAAACGTCTATCTATTTTCAGATACTGCATATTGCTTATAGCAGTATTTAGTTGTCACCTTACTTTTGCGGATGCTTGTGGAGAATTGTTTATCTCTGAATACGTTGAAGGCAGCAGCAACAACAAATGTATTGAAATTTATAATCCAACAGGAAGCGCTGTAGATTTAGCAGCAGGAAGCTACAGTTTGCTTTTTTACTTCAATGGCAGTAGCTCTGCAGGAACGACTATTAATCTATCAGGTTCTGTTGCATCAGGAGATGTCTATGTAGTTTGTGACGATAGTTCTAACCCTACTTTATTGGCAGCAACTGACCAAGAATCTACTTCAAGTTTTTTTAGTGGAGACGATGCCATTGAATTGCAGAAAGATGGAACAGTGATAGATGCTATCGGACAAGTAGGCACAGACCCAGGCAGTCAGTGGGGAGCGGGGCTTGTTTCTACACAAGATAATACTATCAGAAGAAAATCCACCATTCAAGAAGGCGATACCGATAGCAGCGATGCTTTTGACCCTGCAACAGAATGGGATGGTTTCGCTAACGATACTTTTGACGGAATTGGCAGTCATACCACTGATTGTATTGTAATTAGTTGCACCATTTCTGAGATAAGCGTAGAGAATATTTCTGAATGTGACGATAATGGAACAAATGACGATGCAGGTGACGACACTTTTACCTTTGATGTAACGGTGACATTCGCAGATGCACCGAGTAGTGGCTCTTTGGATTTGACGGGAGATGCTACTACAAGCGTAGATGTTGCTGGTTTGGATAGTCCTACTTCTCACACTTTCACAGGTTTATCTGCTGGTTCGGATGGAGGAAGCATTGATGTAACTGCTTCTTTCTCAGAAATTGGCGCGTGTACGGCTTCTGACAATACCCAACTCGCTCCTAAATCTTGTTCTTCTAATCCTTGTGGCGGATTGTTTTTCTCGGAATACATTGAAGGAGGAGGAAACAGCAAATGTTTGGAAATTTACAACCCAACAGAAGAAGATATTGATTTGGCAGCAGATGGATATGCTGTTCAATTTTACTCCAATGGCTCAACAAACGTTGGAGCAACCATCAATCTTGAAGGAACGATTATCAGTGGCGGAACCCATGTACTTTGTGACGATGGCTCTATCACAGAAATTTTCAACAAAGCCGATCAAATATCAACAGTATCTTTTTACAACGGCGATGATGCCGTAGTGCTTGTGAAAGAAAGTATCCGATTGGACATTATCGGAAAAATTGGAGAAGACCCTGGTAGCGAATGGAATGTAGGTGGCGTAGGTACGGCAAACGAATCCCTTCGCCGAAAATCAAGTGTATTAGAAGGAGATAAAACAGCTGGCGATGATTTCGACCCAAGCCTTGAATGGGATTCTTACCCACAAGACAACAGCGACAACTTGGGTGTTCACGTTAGCGATTGTATTAGCTGCGACATTGAAGTAAAAATTGCAGGAAACCCTGATTTCTGTGCAGGCGAAAGTGCTATGTTAGACGCTGGTATTTACGAACCTTTGGCCAATGTGTATGAATGGTCTAATGGCGAAATGACCCAAATGATTGACACCGATGTTCCTGGCCTTTATACTGTTACGGTAACAAATGATGCAGGCTGTCAAGGCACCAGCGAAATAAAAGTGAATGCCTTGGCTTCATTCCAAATTTCAGCGGATAGCGAATCTGTCACCCAAACCAATGCAACTGGCTTGTTGGTTTATCAAGTTGAAGTCTGTGGCGGAAAACTCCCTTACTCCTTAGACCTTGATACCGATGGCTTTGCAACAGCTAGTGTGGCAGCTTCTGCAAATGCGGGATGCAGAACCATTTTGGTTACTTTCTCACAAGGTACAGATTGGGTGCTTACCATCACTGACAGCAATGATTGCGGCATTATTGTGATTGACAGTCAAGATTTGGCAACTACTGATTATGGCGTTTTGTTCATCGTTCCAACAGAAGTGGTCAAAGAATCTTGCCCTGGCTACAATGACGGCGCATTGACCATCGAAATAGATGGCGGAAACAATAGTTGCGGTACTTATGATATCAGTTGGACAGGCCCTAGTCTTGCATCGGCAGGCACCGTAGATGTAGCCACACTTCCTGCAAGTGTATCTTTGACCGATATTCCTTCTGGTACTTATACAGTTGTGGTGACAGATTGCGATGGTCAATCGGTGACAACCAGCATCTATGTAGGACGTGTTGCGGGTAGAGGTAGAGGACGTGGTGCTGTCAATTGCGCTACCCCAGCTGCCGCTAAATCTGCTCTTGACAATGCTGCTATCAATTTTGTGGACTTGTATCCTAATCCATTCTCACAAACGACTCAGCTTCAATTTGGTTTGAGCGTTCAAGCTCGTGTTGCGATTGACGTTTATACTCTTGACGGTCGAAAAGCGGCAAGCGTGTTCAACGGCATGGTGGAAGAAGGTCAAAATAATACCCTCACTTTTGACGGTTCAAATTTGGCTGCGGGTGTGTATGTGCTGCAATTGACCACCGATTCAGGTGTGATGTATCACGAGAAATTGTATATCGCTAAATAA
- the rimM gene encoding ribosome maturation factor RimM (Essential for efficient processing of 16S rRNA) — protein MSKPNYCKVGFVSKPKGLKGALRVSFEDFFLAYLEENQIDHIFVDIKGQFAPFFIEAIEGLDSNAASIKFEDIDNIKAASPLQNSSLYFEEDLLKIYLEADEEEWEYLIGYTLIDDSHQTIGVIEGIVYLPQHELLQLTYADRELLIPIHEDMVIIIDEQAKILQMELPEGILEL, from the coding sequence ATGTCAAAACCCAACTACTGCAAAGTAGGTTTTGTATCCAAACCCAAAGGACTGAAAGGGGCATTACGGGTATCTTTTGAAGATTTTTTCTTGGCTTATTTAGAGGAAAATCAAATTGACCATATTTTTGTAGATATCAAAGGGCAGTTTGCGCCCTTTTTTATTGAGGCCATTGAGGGTTTGGATAGCAATGCGGCCAGTATAAAATTTGAAGATATTGACAACATTAAAGCTGCATCTCCTCTCCAAAATTCAAGTCTTTATTTTGAAGAAGACTTGCTAAAAATTTATTTGGAGGCAGACGAAGAAGAATGGGAATATTTGATTGGTTATACTTTGATAGACGACAGCCATCAGACGATTGGAGTTATTGAAGGAATTGTCTATTTACCTCAACATGAATTGCTTCAATTAACTTATGCAGATAGAGAATTGTTGATTCCCATTCACGAAGATATGGTTATCATCATTGACGAACAGGCTAAAATTTTACAAATGGAATTACCAGAAGGGATTTTAGAGCTTTAG
- a CDS encoding CHAT domain-containing tetratricopeptide repeat protein — MSKQKELKLAKNYFEEGKVLAKAQKLEEAMKMYSQATAIYEEWEVWEDWVKTNDEIGYIYHLLDQSEKGIKHLQRVFEIGSLHLGKFHILLSQILYSLGRCYFGKGNYHLAIQVFQESLMICKKSKKDEQLSIAKIFYSLGNCYAMKNEFEAALAYCQDALTIYKKKLGDEHPDVAQSLSGLAYIHLKKGDYEIAIAHYQDMLTIYKKKLGVKHPRVAVSLNGLGNCFNRKKDYNKAIVCFKDALTIYKNSFGKTHPKVATFLSGLGNSYFGKGDYESAIAHFQEALLISKKSFGQEHPYTANDFNGLGICHEAMGNYELAIAHFEDALSIYQKNFGEEHPYIAGISAGLGNCYLKKGNYEMAIDYHQKSLAIFKKNLWQEKNEVMSLNNLGTCFIDKKEYKLAITYFKNALVRHKEDLEAKQYEIAHILRNLGTCYFSIGDYERSIHTFQKAIIAVVSSFNQKNIFENPTIQKYSDGYTFLSAFEGKAKTLYHIYKNQNQELKYLQAALSTASLATDLVSHIRKSYKAEGSKHTLAETTAKIFHQAIEIALTTASAYQQLNEIPQYPEFTNIPYTIEGAKNLAFDFAEQSKAVLLLSTLKDSEAKTASNIPSELLEKEEQLKIDLNYLDQSIAKQKALGGNKDEELLTKFQRQYFKQKQQYDALIEQFEADYPEYYQLKYSISTASVQDLQYYLSPRINSWATNRTNSPFEGGKGDVNTNSENNTTIKQSAILSYHIAEETIYIFAISSNDYQITTVEKPTDFSHLVEKLQGDIQLGSVNEFIQSSTQLFDVLLQPVWDFLQESSKLIIIPHGELYYVPFDVLLNQHQITDAKNFSDLPYLIRDFDISYHYSATLLLHNHQRQLQTSEQIDSFFGLAPVYFRGNEGSEKKEGYVVKSSGKQDSSRRRILKSSGDAQEALQDLEETELEVKEVYQLFEEQGKEAIALFYDQANKQNLQEYIGGYKYVLISTHGFLQEAGKNTLSGIHLASRQTEGDYILHASETYHLNLNADLVVLSSCESGVGELKVGEGMMALNRGFLYAGASNIVYSLFQVPQDSTSQLTQALFRYILEGENYAAALRKAKLGLIADEMMEPMDWAGFALVGG; from the coding sequence ATGTCTAAGCAAAAAGAGCTAAAGCTGGCTAAAAATTACTTTGAAGAAGGGAAAGTGCTTGCCAAAGCACAAAAACTCGAAGAAGCAATGAAGATGTATAGTCAAGCTACTGCAATTTATGAGGAATGGGAGGTATGGGAAGATTGGGTAAAAACCAATGATGAAATTGGCTATATTTATCATCTTTTGGATCAATCTGAAAAAGGAATAAAACATCTGCAAAGAGTCTTCGAAATTGGAAGTCTGCACTTAGGTAAGTTCCATATTCTTTTGTCACAAATCCTATATAGCTTGGGTAGGTGCTATTTTGGTAAAGGAAATTATCATCTTGCCATTCAAGTTTTTCAAGAATCCTTGATGATTTGTAAAAAAAGTAAAAAAGACGAGCAACTGTCTATTGCAAAAATTTTTTACAGCCTGGGCAATTGTTATGCTATGAAAAATGAATTTGAGGCAGCTCTTGCTTACTGTCAAGATGCTTTAACTATTTATAAAAAAAAATTAGGCGATGAACATCCTGATGTAGCGCAGAGTTTAAGCGGCTTGGCTTATATTCATTTAAAAAAAGGAGATTATGAAATCGCTATCGCTCACTATCAAGATATGCTGACTATTTACAAAAAAAAATTGGGCGTTAAACATCCTCGTGTTGCAGTCAGTTTAAATGGTTTGGGCAATTGCTTCAATAGAAAAAAAGACTATAATAAAGCCATTGTCTGCTTTAAAGATGCCTTAACAATCTATAAAAATAGTTTTGGAAAAACACATCCTAAGGTAGCAACTTTTTTGAGTGGTTTGGGTAACTCCTATTTTGGCAAGGGAGATTATGAATCGGCTATTGCTCATTTTCAAGAAGCACTGTTAATCAGTAAGAAAAGTTTTGGACAAGAACATCCTTATACAGCAAATGATTTTAATGGTTTAGGCATTTGCCATGAAGCTATGGGAAACTATGAGTTGGCTATTGCTCATTTTGAAGACGCACTGTCTATTTACCAAAAAAACTTCGGGGAGGAACATCCCTATATAGCAGGAATTTCGGCTGGTTTAGGAAATTGCTATCTAAAAAAAGGAAATTATGAAATGGCTATTGATTATCATCAAAAATCACTTGCTATTTTCAAAAAGAATTTGTGGCAGGAGAAAAATGAAGTAATGAGTCTGAATAACCTGGGAACTTGTTTTATAGATAAAAAAGAATACAAGTTGGCTATTACTTATTTTAAAAATGCCTTAGTTCGACATAAAGAAGACTTGGAAGCAAAACAATATGAAATAGCTCATATATTACGCAACCTAGGAACTTGTTATTTTAGCATAGGAGACTATGAAAGGTCTATTCATACCTTTCAGAAAGCCATAATTGCAGTCGTTTCTTCTTTCAATCAAAAAAATATTTTTGAAAATCCCACCATTCAAAAATACAGCGACGGTTATACCTTTTTAAGTGCTTTTGAAGGAAAAGCAAAAACCCTTTATCACATTTATAAGAATCAAAATCAAGAACTAAAATACCTGCAAGCAGCTCTTTCTACCGCCTCACTTGCTACTGATTTGGTTTCACACATACGCAAAAGTTACAAAGCAGAAGGCTCAAAACATACTTTAGCCGAAACTACTGCCAAAATCTTTCATCAAGCTATTGAAATTGCCTTGACAACTGCCTCTGCTTATCAGCAATTGAATGAAATTCCTCAATATCCTGAATTTACCAATATTCCCTATACCATTGAAGGTGCAAAAAATTTGGCTTTCGATTTTGCCGAACAATCCAAAGCCGTTTTGTTGCTTTCTACACTCAAAGACAGTGAAGCCAAAACTGCTTCTAATATACCAAGCGAATTGCTTGAAAAAGAGGAACAACTCAAAATAGATCTCAACTATTTAGACCAAAGTATTGCTAAACAAAAAGCCCTAGGAGGTAATAAAGACGAAGAGTTGCTGACCAAGTTTCAACGCCAATACTTCAAACAAAAACAACAATACGATGCTCTGATAGAACAATTTGAAGCGGACTATCCCGAATACTATCAATTGAAATACTCCATCTCAACAGCCTCCGTTCAAGACCTCCAATATTATCTTTCCCCACGAATAAATTCGTGGGCTACGAATAGGACAAACTCCCCCTTTGAAGGGGGCAAGGGGGATGTAAACACTAACAGTGAGAACAATACAACAATAAAACAATCCGCTATCCTTTCTTACCACATTGCCGAAGAAACCATCTATATCTTCGCCATTAGCTCCAATGATTATCAAATCACAACGGTCGAAAAACCAACCGACTTTTCCCATCTTGTTGAAAAACTACAAGGCGACATTCAGTTGGGTTCTGTCAATGAATTTATACAATCTTCTACCCAACTCTTTGATGTATTGCTTCAACCTGTTTGGGATTTCCTCCAAGAAAGCTCCAAACTCATTATTATTCCACATGGAGAATTGTATTATGTTCCCTTTGATGTGCTGCTCAATCAACATCAAATAACAGATGCAAAAAATTTCAGTGACCTTCCCTATTTGATTCGAGATTTTGACATCAGCTATCACTATTCGGCTACTTTGTTGCTACACAATCACCAAAGACAGTTGCAAACGAGCGAGCAAATAGATAGTTTTTTTGGTTTGGCTCCTGTTTATTTTAGAGGAAACGAAGGAAGCGAAAAGAAAGAAGGTTATGTGGTTAAAAGTAGTGGAAAACAGGACAGCAGTAGAAGACGAATATTGAAGTCATCCGGGGATGCACAGGAGGCATTGCAGGATTTGGAGGAGACAGAATTGGAGGTGAAAGAAGTTTATCAACTTTTTGAAGAGCAAGGAAAAGAAGCGATTGCGCTTTTTTACGACCAAGCGAATAAGCAAAATTTGCAGGAATACATTGGAGGCTATAAATATGTCTTGATTTCGACGCATGGTTTTTTGCAAGAAGCAGGAAAAAATACGCTTTCTGGGATTCATTTGGCTTCACGGCAGACGGAAGGCGATTATATTTTGCATGCTTCGGAAACTTATCACTTGAATCTCAATGCGGATTTGGTAGTATTGAGTAGTTGTGAGAGTGGTGTTGGAGAATTGAAGGTGGGTGAAGGAATGATGGCATTGAATCGAGGATTTTTGTATGCGGGAGCATCGAATATTGTTTATTCATTGTTCCAAGTTCCTCAGGATAGCACGAGTCAATTGACGCAGGCTTTGTTTCGATACATATTGGAGGGAGAGAATTATGCAGCTGCTTTGCGGAAGGCGAAATTGGGCTTGATTGCAGACGAAATGATGGAACCGATGGATTGGGCGGGCTTTGCTTTGGTTGGGGGATAA
- a CDS encoding ABC transporter permease, which produces MKQLGRYFLMLSSLFSKPEKYSMYWKETVRQMNAIGVGSLLIVGVISIFVGAVTAIQFAYQMQDSYLPTYMLGFIVRDTMIIELAPTLSCLVLAGKVGSNIASELGTMRITEQIDALEIMGINSANYLISPKLVASVLIVPPLIVIAAFMGIYGGFLSAQMYGISPSLYRYGLLYLFDPFNGVIMIVKAIVFAFLITSVACYEGFYVKGGAIEIARASTRAVVHGSILVIFFDYILATILT; this is translated from the coding sequence ATGAAACAATTAGGACGCTACTTTTTAATGTTAAGCAGTTTGTTCAGCAAACCCGAAAAATACAGTATGTATTGGAAAGAAACGGTGCGTCAAATGAATGCTATTGGAGTAGGGTCATTGCTGATTGTGGGCGTTATTTCCATTTTTGTAGGGGCTGTTACCGCCATACAGTTCGCCTATCAGATGCAAGATTCTTATCTGCCGACCTATATGTTGGGTTTTATCGTCCGAGATACGATGATTATTGAATTGGCCCCAACGCTTTCTTGTTTGGTGTTGGCGGGGAAAGTAGGGTCCAATATAGCAAGTGAATTGGGTACGATGCGCATTACAGAACAAATTGATGCGCTGGAAATTATGGGTATTAACAGCGCCAACTATTTAATTAGTCCTAAGCTTGTAGCATCTGTTTTAATTGTACCTCCATTGATTGTTATTGCCGCTTTTATGGGCATTTACGGAGGTTTTTTATCTGCACAAATGTATGGAATCTCACCCTCTCTATATCGCTATGGACTTCTATACCTTTTTGATCCCTTCAATGGGGTCATCATGATTGTCAAGGCCATTGTTTTTGCCTTCTTGATTACCTCAGTAGCCTGCTACGAAGGATTTTATGTGAAAGGTGGCGCAATTGAAATAGCAAGAGCCAGCACACGAGCTGTGGTTCATGGCAGTATTTTGGTTATATTTTTTGACTACATCTTGGCTACTATACTTACCTAA
- a CDS encoding gliding motility-associated C-terminal domain-containing protein, which yields MNESNDYQIAFSVDSIDKPIVNCTETTATNVAFEWTDVGVVSYQIVVKVNGIETDNFTTNALTFDKTGLKQEDKVTISVTAIALPSCGDSEAGTASCIAQDCPALTLSIEGLAENYCIGDTAVTLTAILEGNPSTGGSFIGSAISEGNQLNPGILQGGFYLISYVYNESNGCQYIAEESLLIGGIEGQIIGGNTPITLGKISPLEVNAFSATGGNLTYEWSPVQGLDCTDCASVNASPTQTTTYDVLVSDLAGCSRVFSTTVRVIGENKLMMPSAFSPNGDGNNDVYVPYVQGWEKITFQVFSRWGEKIHDVTATDTANIGWDGMIENRPALMGSYVYVVIVTYFNGSEELKRGHFQLLR from the coding sequence ATGAATGAAAGTAATGATTATCAGATTGCTTTTTCAGTCGATAGTATTGATAAACCAATAGTGAATTGTACAGAAACAACAGCGACAAACGTAGCCTTTGAGTGGACAGACGTGGGTGTAGTCAGCTACCAAATCGTTGTAAAGGTGAATGGAATAGAAACGGACAATTTCACCACTAACGCTTTGACATTTGATAAAACAGGCTTGAAGCAAGAGGATAAAGTCACCATAAGTGTAACTGCAATTGCGCTTCCTTCATGTGGTGATAGTGAGGCGGGTACTGCTTCTTGTATAGCACAAGATTGTCCTGCTTTGACATTGAGCATAGAGGGATTGGCGGAAAATTATTGTATTGGAGATACTGCGGTGACATTGACGGCTATATTGGAGGGGAATCCTTCTACAGGAGGCAGCTTCATTGGCTCGGCTATTTCAGAAGGGAATCAACTAAATCCTGGAATTTTACAAGGAGGTTTCTATTTGATTTCTTACGTTTATAACGAATCAAATGGTTGTCAATACATTGCAGAGGAATCGTTGCTGATTGGAGGTATAGAGGGGCAAATTATAGGAGGAAACACTCCTATTACACTGGGCAAGATTTCGCCATTGGAGGTGAATGCGTTTTCAGCCACTGGAGGTAATTTGACTTATGAATGGTCCCCTGTGCAGGGGTTGGACTGTACGGATTGTGCAAGTGTGAATGCTTCGCCGACTCAAACAACAACTTATGATGTGTTGGTGAGTGATTTAGCTGGCTGTAGTCGGGTTTTCTCAACAACGGTAAGGGTAATTGGTGAGAACAAGTTGATGATGCCGAGTGCTTTTAGCCCGAATGGAGATGGGAACAATGATGTGTATGTGCCTTATGTACAAGGATGGGAAAAAATTACCTTTCAAGTGTTTAGTAGATGGGGCGAGAAGATACACGATGTAACGGCTACGGACACTGCAAATATTGGTTGGGATGGGATGATTGAAAATCGGCCTGCATTGATGGGAAGTTATGTTTATGTGGTGATAGTGACTTATTTCAATGGTTCGGAGGAATTGAAGAGGGGGCATTTCCAACTACTGAGGTAG
- the rpsP gene encoding 30S ribosomal protein S16, with translation MPVRLRLQRHGRIRRPFYHIVAADSRVKRDGRIIERIGWYNPTVQPAQVELDREKALKWLLNGAEPTDTVRSLLKRAGVMYMKHLQRGIRKGALTEDDAAKLMEDFLTKRRKRQTAKDVRVVLVDLMEEKKSTISLLALDIAKQEVEAAIKPEAEVQEEAATETTEEETIMEKASEVVSSAVESVKETASDALEAVKEAADSVVDTISELVGSDDEDTDKEA, from the coding sequence ATGCCTGTTAGACTAAGATTGCAACGGCATGGGCGAATCAGAAGACCATTTTACCACATTGTAGCAGCTGATTCAAGAGTCAAAAGAGATGGTCGAATTATTGAAAGAATTGGTTGGTACAACCCTACTGTTCAACCTGCACAAGTAGAATTGGACAGGGAAAAAGCATTGAAATGGTTGCTAAACGGTGCAGAACCAACTGATACGGTTCGTTCTTTACTCAAGAGAGCAGGGGTCATGTATATGAAACATTTGCAGAGAGGTATCCGCAAAGGTGCTTTGACTGAAGATGATGCAGCTAAGTTGATGGAAGACTTTTTGACCAAAAGACGCAAACGCCAAACGGCTAAAGATGTACGTGTGGTATTGGTGGATTTGATGGAAGAAAAAAAATCAACTATTTCTTTGTTGGCTTTAGATATTGCAAAACAAGAGGTAGAAGCAGCGATTAAACCAGAAGCAGAGGTACAAGAGGAGGCTGCAACGGAGACTACAGAAGAAGAAACCATTATGGAAAAAGCTTCAGAGGTGGTATCAAGTGCAGTAGAGAGCGTTAAAGAAACAGCCAGCGATGCACTAGAAGCTGTTAAAGAAGCGGCTGACTCTGTGGTAGATACTATTAGTGAATTGGTTGGTAGTGATGACGAAGATACAGACAAAGAAGCATAA
- a CDS encoding ABC transporter permease, protein MKFFAHIGAYVQFLSRLFSRPEKFSMYWKETFRQMNSIGIESLPIILVVSLFIGAVTAVQFAYQVQDFVVPMYYIGYIVRDTMIIEMAPTLSCMILAGKAGSNMASELGNMRISEQIDAMEIMGINTSAYLVGTKMIAAFAVVPFLVIFAAFIGIGGGLIASVGGGFLTVAEFERGLHVFYNPFNIQLMLIKSFVFAFIFSSLACFQGYNVKGGTLQLAAASTKAVVYADIFILLSDYVLAQSLLS, encoded by the coding sequence ATGAAATTTTTTGCACATATTGGAGCATATGTACAGTTTTTATCGAGACTTTTCAGCAGACCCGAAAAATTTTCGATGTATTGGAAAGAGACTTTTCGCCAAATGAATAGCATTGGAATTGAGTCCCTTCCTATTATATTGGTGGTGTCGCTTTTTATTGGTGCGGTTACGGCTGTTCAATTTGCCTACCAGGTACAAGATTTTGTTGTGCCGATGTATTACATTGGCTACATTGTTCGAGATACCATGATTATCGAAATGGCTCCGACTCTTTCGTGTATGATTTTGGCAGGAAAAGCGGGTTCTAATATGGCTTCGGAGTTGGGAAATATGCGAATTTCTGAACAAATTGATGCGATGGAAATTATGGGTATCAATACTTCGGCTTACTTAGTCGGCACCAAAATGATTGCAGCTTTTGCAGTCGTTCCATTTTTGGTAATTTTTGCAGCTTTCATCGGTATTGGCGGAGGATTGATTGCTAGTGTTGGAGGAGGCTTTCTCACTGTTGCCGAATTTGAAAGAGGATTGCACGTTTTTTACAATCCCTTCAATATTCAGTTAATGTTGATAAAATCATTCGTTTTTGCCTTTATATTTTCTTCGCTTGCTTGTTTTCAAGGCTATAATGTGAAAGGAGGAACACTGCAGTTGGCGGCGGCGAGTACAAAAGCAGTTGTTTATGCAGATATATTCATCTTGCTATCTGATTATGTATTGGCTCAATCACTGCTATCTTAA